From Saccharibacillus brassicae:
CGGCGAAGAAACGCCTGCGGAGACGGGCACTCCGAACACGACCGGGGCGACGCTTGTCACGCCGGCCGGCCAACAGGGCAAGACGACGATCTTCGACGCGCAGCCTGCCGCTGCGGGAACACCGGTCAAAGTCACAATCAACGCGAGCGGCATGAGCTGGCTGGAAGTGTATCGCGGCAGCACGAGCGGCGAGAAGCTCTACTACCAGAACACGAAGGAAGGCGAATCGATGTCGTTCGATCTGGACGCGCAGGGTCTGTATATCAAATCGGGCTACTCGCCGGTAACGGACATCAGAGTCGACGGACAGCCGATTGTCGACGGTAAGACGACTTCCCGTTTGCAGGTTAATTTGAAGAATTGATTGCAACAACTAATTTCACCCGAAAGGAAGAGGATCTGTGGCTTCTGAAAATTCAATGGATATCGTATCCAAAATGGATATGCAGGAACTAAAAAACGCAATCGATCAGGCGGAACGCGAAATTACGAGCCGCTTCGATTTCAAGGGAACCAAGACCAGCTTCGAACTGGACAAAGACTCGCTGACGATCATCTCCGACGACGAGTACAAACTCGGCGCGGTCATCGACATTTTGCAATCGAAGATGATCAAGCGCGGCGTCCCGTTCAAAAATCTGGATTTCGGCAAAATCGAGACCGCGTCGCTGAATACGGTCCGCCAAAAGCTGGGACTGAAGTCGGGCATCGAATCGGACAGCTCCAAAAAGATCAATACGCTGATCCGCGATTCCAAGCTCAAAGTCAAAAGCCAGATTCAGGGCGATCAGATTAGAGTCACTTCCAAAAGCCGGGACGATCTCCAGGCCGTCATGAAGCTTCTGCGCGAAGCCGAACTGCCGATCGAACTGCAATTCACCAACTTCAAATAAGACAGTCCCACGAAGCATGCCCTTCGTTTCCCCAAGGAAACGGAGGGCATTTTTGCAGGTGCTGAGGGAAGCCGCCGACGTTTTGACACCCTAACATTCGGATATTATACTTGTAAGGTTGAAAAGAGAAATCGGGCGAAGGCTCGATCGGAAGGAATGGATGCACAAATGAATCTTCCCAATCGCATTACGCTCAGCCGAATTTTCATGATTCCGGTCATGATGGTCTTCCTCCTCGCGGAACTGCCTTTTCTGCCGGAGCCTATCGTCTGGCACGGAGTGGAGCTGGGCTGGGGCCAGCTGATCGCGTGCATCATCTTCGTCGTCGCCTCGTGTACCGACGGCATCGACGGCTATATCGCGCGCAGCCGCAACCTGGTGACCAATCTGGGCAAGCTGATGGACCCGCTCGCCGATAAGCTGCTCGTATCCGCGGCGTTCATCTCGCTCGTGCAGATGGACAAACTGGCCGCCTGGATGGCGATCGTCATCATCAGCCGCGAATTCGCCGTCACCGGCCTGCGCCAGATCGCGCTGCTCGACGGCGCCGTTATGGCCGCCGGCTCCGGAGGCAAGATCAAAACCGTTCTCCAGATCGCGGCCATCGTCGTGCTGCTGCTGAACAACCTCCCGTTCGAGATCTGGTCTTTCCCGGCCGATACGATCCTGATCTGGGCCGCCGTGATTGTCACCGTCTACACCGGCGTCGATTACTTTGTACGTAACCGTCATTTGCTGAAGCAGTCGAACGCGTAAGCTTAAGCCGTATCTCATTCTCGTATTTTCATAAGGAGCGTGACGCGTAGTGAAAGCCGAAATCATCGCTGTAGGGACCGAGCTTCTGCTCGGCCAGATCGTGAATACCAATGCCCAATATTTGTCGCAGGAGCTGGCCGCGCTCGGCATCGACGTCTATTTCCAGACCGTGGTCGGAGACAACAAGGAACGTCTCAAGGAAGCGATCCGCCAGGCGCAGGGACGGGCGGACGTACTCGTCTTTTCGGGCGGCATCGGACCGACGCAGGACGATCTGACGAAGGATGCGATCGCCGAAGTGCTCGGCCGGGATCTGCGGAACGATCGTCCGGCCATGGACAAGATCGCCGAGTTTTTCGCGGACCGCGGCGTGCCGATGACCGACAACAACAAGCGTCAGGCGCTCGTGATCGACGGCTGCACCCCGCTTCCGAACGCGACGGGACTTGCGGTGGGCGTGGCGATCAGCGACGAAGCCGGCCACCATTACATCGTGCTGCCGGGCCCGCCGAGCGAGCTCAAGCCGATGTTCGAGGCCGAAGCGAAGCCCTGGCTGCTGCATCAGGTGCTGACCGACGAGATGCCGCTGTATTCGCGCATCCTGAAGTTTGCCGGTATCGGCGAATCGGCGCTCGAAGACAAGCTGCTGGACCTGATCGACGCGCAGACGGACCCGACGATCGCGCCTTACGCCAAAGAAGGCGAAGTGGCGATCCGTTTGTCCACGAAGGCGCATGACATTCAGGAAGCCGACAAAAAGCTGACCGCGCTCGAAGTGCAGATCCAGAGCCGGCTGCCGCAGCATATGTATGCGAGCGAAGACGTGGCGATCGAAGAGACGATCGTGAAGATGATGGCGGATCTTGGACTGACCGTAAGCGCGGCCGAGAGCTGCACCGGCGGCATGGTCATGGAGAGCCTGACTACCGTGCCCGGCAGCGCGGCCATGCTCAGAGGCGGCATTGTCTGCTACTCCAACGAGATGAAGGAGAAGCTGCTGAACGTCCCGCACGATTACCTGGAAGGCGAAGACGCGCCCGGTGCGGTCAGCCGCGAAGTAGTGGAGGTGCTCGCCGAACAGATCCGCATGATCACGGATACGGACTATGGGCTGTCGGTCACCGGAGTGGCCGGACCGGGCTACTCGGAACGCAAGCCGGTAGGGCTCGTCTATATCGGCATCTCCGAGCGGGGCAGCGAGACGGAAGTGTTCGAACTGCGTATCAAGGGCAACCGGGACACCGTTCGCAAACGGTCCACCAAGACGCTGCTGTACCGGTTGTGGCTGCGCCTTCTGCAGGCGGAGAAGCAGGACTGATTTCACCGGAAAACAGCAGGCGAAAAAAGGTGCGAAAGTCTGCCGCGGACCGCGCAGCAAAGCGCTTTTACATTGACCGTACCTGCTTTTTTTGGTATAATAAACATACGGAAGAACCGCGGCGATACCTCAGACTCGCCTGCGGTTCTTTTTGCGACTTAGGGGTTTTTTAGCTTTGCAGACCGCGTCGGAAAGGGAAAAAGCCGTTCGAAAAAAATACGAATGTATGTTCGAAAAAAAGCTTGGCAAACCCGTCCAAAAGCGTTATGATAGAGGTACAGAAGACGTACAAAACCAATCAGATAAGGGTGTGGATATATTGTCAGATCGTCGTGCTGCGCTGGATATGGCGCTTCGCCAAATAGAGAAACAATTCGGAAAAGGTTCCATCATGAAGCTTGGAGAATCGACTCACATGAACGTCGAGGTCGTACCGAGCGGTTCTATCGCTCTGGACGTCGCATTGGGAACGGGCGGAATGCCGCGCGGACGGATCATCGAAATTTACGGACCGGAATCTTCGGGTAAGACGACCGTTGCGCTGCACGCGGTAGCCGAAGTGCAAAAAGCAGGCGGACAAGCCGCTTTCATCGACGCCGAGCACGCGCTCGATCCGAAGTACGCTTATAACCTGGGCGTTAACGTCGACGAACTGCTGCTCTCGCAGCCGGATACCGGCGAGCAAGGCCTTGAAATCGCCGAAGCACTCGTACGCAGCGGCGCGGTCGATATCATCGTTATCGACTCCGTAGCGGCTCTCGTACCAAAAGCCGAAATCGAAGGCGAAATGGGCGACTCCCACGTCGGTCTGCAAGCCCGCCTGATGTCTCAGGCGCTTCGCAAACTGTCCGGAGCCATCAGCAAGTCGAACACGATCGCCATCTTCATCAACCAGCTTCGCGAAAAAATCGGCGTTATGTTCGGTAACCCGGAGACAACGCCGGGCGGCCGCGCGCTGAAGTTCTATTCGACCGTACGTCTTGACGTGCGCCGTATCGAGTCTATCAAAATGGGCAACGATATCGTCGGCAACCGGACACGTATCAAAGTCGTGAAGAACAAAGTCGCACCTCCGTTCAAACAAGCGGAAGTGGATATCATGTACGGAGAAGGCATTTCCAAAGAAGGCAGCCTGATCGATATGGGAACCGAGATGGACATCGTCGAAAAAAGCGGTGCGTGGTATTCCTACTCGGGCGAGCGTCTGGGTCAAGGCCGCGAGAACGCGAAACAATTCCTCAAAGACCACAAAGAAATTTCGCTCGCGATCGAAACGAAGATTCGCCAAGCCAGCAATCTGATTACGCTTGTCGAAGAACCGACCGAAGCTCAGAAAAAGGCCGAAGCGGACGAAGAACAAGAACTGCTCGAAATCGAGTAACAACGGCTGCAAAGTCGTTTGAATAACTCGTTTGAATAAGATGCAAAGCTCCGGCCCGTATGCGGCTGGAGCTTTTTCTTTTAACCGGTTTTTTTAAAAAATCGAATTTGGTACAGGATCGAAGAAAAGAGGGATAGATATGAGCTTTGGAAGAAAACCGTACGGAAGCAATCGGAACGCAAACCGGCGCGGCAGCTCCGGCGACGGCGACGGCGAAAGCAAAAACGAAAGATCATACGAAGAACGGCTGAACAATCTGGGCGATTTTCCCGAAGAAGAAACGCAGGAAGTGACGCTGGTCGAACTGCTGCGGCGTCCGCGCCAAAGTTACCGGATCTATTTCGGTCCGCATTATATCACCGTGCACGAATCCACGATGGTTCGCTATGGCATGACCAAAGGCAGCTTTTTCGACAAAGAAGCGGTCGACAATATCGTGCGCGACAACGAACGGCAGATTGCCTATGCGCACGCCATTAATTTTTTGAGCTTCAAGGCGCGCACTTCGGGCGAGATCGAGCAGAAGCTGCTGGAGAAAGAGATTGATCCGGAAGCGGCGGCGGACACGGTGCACAGGCTGCAGGAGGAGAATCTGATCGACGACGCTTCCTACGCCCAGGAATGGGCGCAGCAGCGGGTAACGGGGCGCAAAAAAGGCAAAGTACTCGTGAAGCAGGAGCTGAAGCGCAAAGGCATTGATCAGGAACTGATCGATGACGCGCTGGACGCGCTGGGCGAAGACGACGAGCTGCGCAGCGCGGAAGAACTCGCGATCAAAAAATGGCGCACGACCAAGGGAGACCTGTGGGATCGCAAGCGCAAAACGGCCGCTTTCATTATGCGCAGAGGCTTCTCCAGCGATATTGCGCGCCGGGCGCTGGACCTTGCTTTAAGCCGTGAAGGCGAAGATGCGGAAGAACTCGGAACGGAATTCGATTGATCCGACTTATTATCCGCGCACAAATTTGGCAATAGCTTGACAACAACTTTTGACGAAGACTACAATAAATGAGGAACGTCAGTGGAATGAGAAGCCTTTTTCCTTCCAAAAATGCGCTGTGCATCCCTGAGTTCTGCCTAATTGACTCTCCCCCGCTTGCCAAAGCGGGATCGGCAGCGACTTTTTTCGGTCGTCTTGCCTTATGGGAACGGTCTTGGGACCGAGCCTTGAATGGATGAATGAGGGTATGATAACCAAAAAGCTTTATCCCGAGGAATACCTTGGAGGAACGAACGAGGAGGTGAGCAGAAATGCCAAATTTCTGGGTCGCGATTCTCGTTGCAGCCGCATTATTCTTTGGGTTCGTGATCGGATATTTTATTCGCAAATCTCTTGCTGAAGCTAAGATTTCCAGTGCGGAGCAGGCCGCTGAACAAATCGTGGAAAACGCGAAAAAAGATGCGGAAGCACTGAAGAAAGAAACGGTTCTCGAAGCGAAAGACGAAGTGCATCGAATCAGAACCGAAGCTGAAAAAGACATTCGTGAACGTCGGAATGAAAATCAACGACTAGAGAGACGATTGTTGCAGAAAGAAGAGTCGCTGGATAAAAAATTGGAATCGCTTGAACGTAAAGAAGAACAAGTGGCTAACAAAGAGAAACGCATCGAAGAAACCAAGCAGCAGATTGAAAGAACGCTTGCGCAGCAGTTGGCCGAATTGGAACGGATCTCCAACCTGACCACGGACGACGCAAGAAGCATCATCTTGAGCAGTGTCGAACAGGAAACGAGACACGAAGCCGCCCAAATGATGAAAGACATCGAAATGCAGGCCAAGGAAGAAGCGGACCGCAAAGCCCGGGAGATCATCTCGCTCTCGATTCAGCGCTGCGCCGCCGACCACGTGGCCGAGACGACGGTGTCTGTCGTTTCGCTGCCGAACGAAGAAATGAAAGGCCGGATCATCGGCCGCGAAGGACGGAATATCCGTGCGCTTGAGACGCTGACAGGTATCGACCTGATCATCGACGATACGCCGGAAGCCGTTATTTTGTCGGGCTTTGACCCGATCCGCCGCGAAATCGCCCGTACGGCACTTGAGAAGCTCGTAGCCGACGGACGGATTCACCCGGCCCGGATCGAAGAAATGGTCGAGAAGTCGCGCAAGGAAGTGGACGAGCGCATTCGCGAATACGGCGAACAAGCGACGTTCGAAGTCGGCGCGCACGGCCTGCACCCGGACCTGATCAAGATTTTGGGCCGTCTGCGCTTCCGTACGAGCTACGGGCAGAACGTGCTCAAGCACTCGATGGAAGTGGCTTACCTGGCCGGCCTGATGGCCGGAGAACTGGGTCAGGACGTGACGCTCGCAAGACGCGCCGGCCTGCTGCACGACATCGGCAAAGCGCTTGATCACGAAGTCGAAGGTTCGCACGTCGAAATCGGCGTCGAATTGGCCAAAAAGTACAAAGAGCACGCTGTCGTTATCAACAGTATCGCTTCGCACCACGGCGATACCGAAGCGACTTCGATCATTGCCATGCTCGTCGGAGCGGCGGACGCTTTGTCCGCGGCAAGACCGGGAGCACGGCGCGAGACGCTCGAGACGTACATCCGCAGACTCGAAAAGCTGGAAGAGATTTCCGAGTCGTTCGATGGAGTCGAGAAGTCTTTCGCGATCCAAGCGGGCCGCGAAGTTCGCGTCATGGTTCAACCGGATCGGATCGGCGATGCCGAGAGCTTCAAGCTGGCACGTGATATCACGAAGAAAATCGAGAGCGAACTCGATTATCCGGGGCATATCAAAGTGACCGTTATCCGCGAGACGCGGGCGGTCGAATATGCCAAATAGAACGGCTGCCGCGTCGTAAGGCGCGACTTCCCGTTCGCAGCAATCCACTTACACCCAAGCAAACGGCTGCTTTTCCTTCACGGGACGGAGCAGCCGTTTCTTCTTGTCCGAAGGAATCGGGCGGGAGACAGAAAGGAAGACAGAAATGAAATTGATTTTTATCGGCGATATCGTCGGAAGTCCGGGCCGCCGCGCGGTCAAGGAAATGCTGCCTTACCTCAAATCGAAATATAACCCGCATATCATTATCGCCAACGGCGAAAACGCGGCTTCGGGACGAGGCATTACCCATGCCATCGTCAGACAGCTGTTCGAACTCGGCGTGCATGGCATTACGATGGGCAACCATACGTGGGACAACAAAGAAATTTTGGAGTTCATCGACGACGAACCGCGCCTGATTCGTCCGGCCAACTTTCCGCCGGGCACGCCGGGCCGGGGGTATACGGTCATCAAAGCGAACGGCAAAGAACTCGCGATGGTGAATCTGCAGGGGCGCACGTTCCTGCCGGCTATCGACTGTCCGTTCCGCGCTTCCGACGAGATCGTGGACGAGCTGCGCCGGAACCATAAATGTATCCTGGTCGATTTTCATGCCGAAGCCACGTCGGAGAAAATCGCGATGGGCTGGCATCTCGACGGCCGCGCTTCGCTTGTCGTCGGCACGCATACGCATGTGCAGAGCAACGACGACCGCATTCTGCCGGGCGGAACCGCTTATTTGACCGATGCGGGCATGGTCGGTCCGCGCGACGGCATTCTCGGCATGCAGCAGGAAGGCGTGCTGTACCGCTTCAAGACGCAGATGCCTTCGCGCTTCAACGTCGATGAAGAAGGCAAATGGCATTTCCACGCCGTTTACGTCGATATCGACGAAGAAACCGGGCAGGCACGCAAGATCGAAAAGATCCGCCAGATGGAAGACCAGTTCCGCATGGAATAAAGACTCGAAACTTTTCAATCTTTCGCAATATTTTGTCGTTCTGCCTCGAAAAAGAAGGATTTTACGTACGTGTCGCGAATAGTTGTTACGAAGTAGCCATTCAAGCCGTATCCGCTGCTTTCCGTCACTAGATGTCACACTACTGTTTATCACTTCTTCCCAGAGGAGGTACCTGCTCATGGATGTATTAAAAGTTTCTGCCAAATCCAATCCCAACTCCGTTGCCGGTGCGCTTGCGGGCGTGCTGCGCGAGCAAGGAGCCGCCGAACTTCAGGCGATCGGGGCGGGAGCCATCAACCAAGCGGTTAAAGCGGTAGCTATCGCGCGGGGCTTCGTAGCGCCCGGCGGGGTCGATCTGATTTGTATTCCGGCCTTTACCGACGTCATCATCGACGGAGAAGAACGGACGGCTATCAAGTTGATCGTAGAACCGAGGTAAACATCGATTCGCATACAGGGTTACACCGACAAGACGGACTTTCGCCGTGCAGGCGAAAGACGTCTTTTTGGCGCGGGTCTCCTTGGCTATCCGACTTTTTCTTTTGACAGGGAAGGTGTATAATAGAGCCTGCGCGGGTATTTTTAAGTATGCCCTCCCGATCGACGCATAAAATAGAGAAAACAAAAGGAGTGACTCGCAATGAGTAAAATCGTACCTGTAGGCGTGTCCGCACGTCACATCCATCTTAGCCAAGAACATGTCGAGAAATTGTTTGGACAAGGATATCAACTGACGGAAATGAAAGCTTTGTCGCAGCCCGGCCAATATGCCGCCAACGAAACGGTGGAAGTCGTGGGCTCCAAAGGCACGTTCCCGAAAGTCCGCATTCTGGGCCCGTCCCGTCCGTCGACCCAGTTGGAAATCTCGCAGACGGATTCGTTCGCGCTGGGCGTCAAAGCTCCGGTGCGCGAATCGGGTAAAACGTCCGGCACGCCGGGCATCCTGATCAAAGGACCGGCCGGCGAAGTGCAGATCGAAGAAGGCGTGATCGTGGCTGCCCGCCATATCCACTTCCATACGTCCGATGCCGCCAAATGGGACATTCAGGATCAGCAAATGCTGAAAGTACGCTTCGGCGGAGATCGCGGCGTCGTATTCGAAAACGTCGTGGCGCGCGTCTCCGATTCGTTCGCGCTCGATATGCATATCGATACCGACGAAGCGAACGCCGTTCTGGCGAAAACGGGCGACACAGCCGAAATCATCGGATAACTGCCGTTTCCGTGTCGAAATCATATAAGTGCATACCCGGTCATACAAAAAAGGGATCGCCCTCGGGCGATCCCTTTTATTCATGTACGGGCAGATTCGCGGTCTCAATACTCGAATGTGAAGATGATGACGGCCGTGCCGTTGTCGGCGACTTTGAACGCGTAACCGACCTGCTCGGCAGCCGTGGCGAGACAGGCTTTCATGATGCGGTTCAGCTCGCTGCGGGGCGAAGCGGAACCGAAATCGTGCGTGACACTCAGGTCGCCGGAGCGGCGCTCGATCGCTTTGAGCACTTTTTGCTGCAGCGCCGAAGTCGTCGAGGTCATCTCGCCGCCTATGGAAGCCAGCAGATTGCGGGACTTGGCGCTCGTTTTCGCTTTTTCGGTCAGCTTCGCGCGATAATCGGTAGTGGCCGCCGGCACGTGTGTACGCGTCCACGTATGATCGCGGGCGAGCAGCTTGTCGGTGACCAGATAATACGTGTAGGAGATTTCGTCTTTGCGATCGGGCGTCGGGTCGTCCCAGGTCATGTCGAGGTTATACCAGCTGCCGTCGAGCTTGACCTTGTTCCATACATGGTTTTGTCCGCCGGCCTCGCCTTCCACGATGCGGGTCGGAATGCCGGCCAGCGTCAGCATCCGGTAGCCGAGCAGCGTATAGCCCTGGCAGACCGTCGTGCCTTTGGTCAAGCCTTCATAGGCCGAGTAGCGGGTCATCGAGTCGTCGTAGGCGAAGCGCTTGACGATATAGTCGTGAATGACTTTGACTTTGTCTTCCGCGGTCATGCCCGGCTTAATGATCGTTTTGAGCGTGGCTTTGGCCTGGGCCGTGACGTATTCGGTCTGCTGCTTGTTCTCCAGGTAG
This genomic window contains:
- a CDS encoding YajQ family cyclic di-GMP-binding protein — translated: MASENSMDIVSKMDMQELKNAIDQAEREITSRFDFKGTKTSFELDKDSLTIISDDEYKLGAVIDILQSKMIKRGVPFKNLDFGKIETASLNTVRQKLGLKSGIESDSSKKINTLIRDSKLKVKSQIQGDQIRVTSKSRDDLQAVMKLLREAELPIELQFTNFK
- a CDS encoding transglutaminase domain-containing protein translates to MKKKRIALTLAAALVGSAAVLPSAPYSVSAAASDSSVIATISAALEQKKTTFTVKMGSAQYSRLNSLLDGASVKAEPYTRYTLDRIDTRASVTGSSASVRFTVSYLENKQQTEYVTAQAKATLKTIIKPGMTAEDKVKVIHDYIVKRFAYDDSMTRYSAYEGLTKGTTVCQGYTLLGYRMLTLAGIPTRIVEGEAGGQNHVWNKVKLDGSWYNLDMTWDDPTPDRKDEISYTYYLVTDKLLARDHTWTRTHVPAATTDYRAKLTEKAKTSAKSRNLLASIGGEMTSTTSALQQKVLKAIERRSGDLSVTHDFGSASPRSELNRIMKACLATAAEQVGYAFKVADNGTAVIIFTFEY
- the rny gene encoding ribonuclease Y, with the protein product MPNFWVAILVAAALFFGFVIGYFIRKSLAEAKISSAEQAAEQIVENAKKDAEALKKETVLEAKDEVHRIRTEAEKDIRERRNENQRLERRLLQKEESLDKKLESLERKEEQVANKEKRIEETKQQIERTLAQQLAELERISNLTTDDARSIILSSVEQETRHEAAQMMKDIEMQAKEEADRKAREIISLSIQRCAADHVAETTVSVVSLPNEEMKGRIIGREGRNIRALETLTGIDLIIDDTPEAVILSGFDPIRREIARTALEKLVADGRIHPARIEEMVEKSRKEVDERIREYGEQATFEVGAHGLHPDLIKILGRLRFRTSYGQNVLKHSMEVAYLAGLMAGELGQDVTLARRAGLLHDIGKALDHEVEGSHVEIGVELAKKYKEHAVVINSIASHHGDTEATSIIAMLVGAADALSAARPGARRETLETYIRRLEKLEEISESFDGVEKSFAIQAGREVRVMVQPDRIGDAESFKLARDITKKIESELDYPGHIKVTVIRETRAVEYAK
- the pgsA gene encoding CDP-diacylglycerol--glycerol-3-phosphate 3-phosphatidyltransferase; amino-acid sequence: MNLPNRITLSRIFMIPVMMVFLLAELPFLPEPIVWHGVELGWGQLIACIIFVVASCTDGIDGYIARSRNLVTNLGKLMDPLADKLLVSAAFISLVQMDKLAAWMAIVIISREFAVTGLRQIALLDGAVMAAGSGGKIKTVLQIAAIVVLLLNNLPFEIWSFPADTILIWAAVIVTVYTGVDYFVRNRHLLKQSNA
- a CDS encoding TIGR00282 family metallophosphoesterase, which translates into the protein MKLIFIGDIVGSPGRRAVKEMLPYLKSKYNPHIIIANGENAASGRGITHAIVRQLFELGVHGITMGNHTWDNKEILEFIDDEPRLIRPANFPPGTPGRGYTVIKANGKELAMVNLQGRTFLPAIDCPFRASDEIVDELRRNHKCILVDFHAEATSEKIAMGWHLDGRASLVVGTHTHVQSNDDRILPGGTAYLTDAGMVGPRDGILGMQQEGVLYRFKTQMPSRFNVDEEGKWHFHAVYVDIDEETGQARKIEKIRQMEDQFRME
- the pduL gene encoding phosphate propanoyltransferase; translated protein: MSKIVPVGVSARHIHLSQEHVEKLFGQGYQLTEMKALSQPGQYAANETVEVVGSKGTFPKVRILGPSRPSTQLEISQTDSFALGVKAPVRESGKTSGTPGILIKGPAGEVQIEEGVIVAARHIHFHTSDAAKWDIQDQQMLKVRFGGDRGVVFENVVARVSDSFALDMHIDTDEANAVLAKTGDTAEIIG
- a CDS encoding regulatory protein RecX — protein: MSFGRKPYGSNRNANRRGSSGDGDGESKNERSYEERLNNLGDFPEEETQEVTLVELLRRPRQSYRIYFGPHYITVHESTMVRYGMTKGSFFDKEAVDNIVRDNERQIAYAHAINFLSFKARTSGEIEQKLLEKEIDPEAAADTVHRLQEENLIDDASYAQEWAQQRVTGRKKGKVLVKQELKRKGIDQELIDDALDALGEDDELRSAEELAIKKWRTTKGDLWDRKRKTAAFIMRRGFSSDIARRALDLALSREGEDAEELGTEFD
- a CDS encoding stage V sporulation protein S is translated as MDVLKVSAKSNPNSVAGALAGVLREQGAAELQAIGAGAINQAVKAVAIARGFVAPGGVDLICIPAFTDVIIDGEERTAIKLIVEPR
- a CDS encoding competence/damage-inducible protein A, which encodes MKAEIIAVGTELLLGQIVNTNAQYLSQELAALGIDVYFQTVVGDNKERLKEAIRQAQGRADVLVFSGGIGPTQDDLTKDAIAEVLGRDLRNDRPAMDKIAEFFADRGVPMTDNNKRQALVIDGCTPLPNATGLAVGVAISDEAGHHYIVLPGPPSELKPMFEAEAKPWLLHQVLTDEMPLYSRILKFAGIGESALEDKLLDLIDAQTDPTIAPYAKEGEVAIRLSTKAHDIQEADKKLTALEVQIQSRLPQHMYASEDVAIEETIVKMMADLGLTVSAAESCTGGMVMESLTTVPGSAAMLRGGIVCYSNEMKEKLLNVPHDYLEGEDAPGAVSREVVEVLAEQIRMITDTDYGLSVTGVAGPGYSERKPVGLVYIGISERGSETEVFELRIKGNRDTVRKRSTKTLLYRLWLRLLQAEKQD
- the recA gene encoding recombinase RecA, whose protein sequence is MSDRRAALDMALRQIEKQFGKGSIMKLGESTHMNVEVVPSGSIALDVALGTGGMPRGRIIEIYGPESSGKTTVALHAVAEVQKAGGQAAFIDAEHALDPKYAYNLGVNVDELLLSQPDTGEQGLEIAEALVRSGAVDIIVIDSVAALVPKAEIEGEMGDSHVGLQARLMSQALRKLSGAISKSNTIAIFINQLREKIGVMFGNPETTPGGRALKFYSTVRLDVRRIESIKMGNDIVGNRTRIKVVKNKVAPPFKQAEVDIMYGEGISKEGSLIDMGTEMDIVEKSGAWYSYSGERLGQGRENAKQFLKDHKEISLAIETKIRQASNLITLVEEPTEAQKKAEADEEQELLEIE